The following are encoded together in the Pleurocapsa sp. FMAR1 genome:
- a CDS encoding ammonium transporter codes for MNFKLSRNKNISLPKNKGILPSSQSNASIPQPIKVIFRYFPPYWLACIPLAALIVIGQNAAVSAQDFEAPKNFDELRVMLDTVFILSSSILVIFMNAGFGMLEAGFCRQKNAVNVLAKNLIVFAIATLAYWAIGYGLMYGEGNSLIGTHGFFFNGDAAAYGDDPYPLAVPPAVSFLFQVAFAATAATIVSGAVAERIEFSAFLIFSTLLVAISYPITGHWVWDGGWLSEMGFKDFAGSTVVHTVGGWAALVGAFILGPRLGKYQEGRSSAIPGHNMGFATLGCLILWIGWFGFNPGSELAADANVPYIALTTNLAAAAGGTTATLTSWVKDGKPDISMIINGILAGLVGITAGCNDVSYVSAVIIGAIAGIIVVFSVGFFDNIKIDDPVGATSVHLVCGIWGTLAVGIFGSGNLLTQIIGVLAVGAFTVVFSAIVWTLLKVTIGIRVHEPAEIQGLDISEHGMEAYSGFVKESDVLSGGVKTAGINVKQSKTLR; via the coding sequence ATGAATTTCAAATTATCAAGAAACAAGAATATATCGCTACCAAAGAATAAAGGTATTCTGCCAAGTTCACAGTCTAATGCTTCAATTCCTCAACCTATAAAGGTAATATTTAGATATTTTCCGCCCTACTGGCTTGCTTGTATTCCTTTAGCAGCATTAATAGTAATAGGCCAGAATGCAGCAGTCTCCGCTCAAGATTTTGAAGCTCCTAAAAACTTCGATGAGCTTAGAGTGATGCTGGACACGGTTTTTATCTTGTCTAGTTCGATTCTAGTAATCTTTATGAATGCTGGATTTGGAATGCTAGAAGCGGGATTTTGTCGCCAAAAAAATGCAGTCAATGTTCTAGCAAAAAACCTGATCGTATTTGCGATCGCAACTCTTGCTTACTGGGCAATTGGTTATGGCTTAATGTATGGAGAAGGTAATTCTTTAATCGGTACTCACGGCTTCTTTTTTAATGGCGATGCTGCTGCTTACGGTGATGATCCCTACCCCCTAGCAGTTCCTCCAGCAGTTTCTTTTTTGTTCCAGGTAGCCTTTGCTGCTACGGCTGCAACCATCGTCTCTGGTGCTGTAGCAGAACGAATTGAGTTTTCTGCTTTTCTGATCTTTAGTACCTTGCTAGTTGCTATCTCTTATCCTATTACAGGACATTGGGTGTGGGATGGAGGTTGGTTAAGCGAAATGGGCTTTAAAGACTTTGCTGGCTCTACGGTGGTTCACACCGTAGGTGGCTGGGCAGCTTTAGTCGGTGCTTTTATCTTAGGCCCTAGATTGGGTAAATACCAAGAAGGAAGATCTAGCGCAATACCAGGACATAATATGGGCTTTGCAACTCTAGGTTGTCTAATCCTGTGGATTGGCTGGTTTGGGTTTAATCCTGGTTCAGAACTGGCAGCAGATGCCAACGTTCCTTATATTGCTCTGACAACTAATTTAGCAGCAGCAGCAGGTGGTACAACTGCTACCCTTACTTCTTGGGTCAAAGACGGCAAACCCGATATATCAATGATTATCAACGGTATTTTAGCTGGATTAGTTGGCATTACCGCTGGTTGCAACGATGTTAGTTATGTCTCCGCCGTGATAATTGGCGCGATCGCTGGTATAATTGTCGTCTTCTCAGTTGGTTTTTTCGACAATATCAAAATTGATGACCCTGTTGGTGCAACTTCAGTTCACTTGGTCTGTGGTATTTGGGGAACTCTCGCGGTAGGTATCTTTGGTAGCGGTAATCTTTTGACTCAAATCATTGGAGTTCTGGCGGTAGGAGCGTTTACTGTGGTCTTTAGTGCCATTGTTTGGACTTTGCTGAAGGTAACTATCGGTATTCGAGTTCACGAACCAGCCGAAATCCAAGGTTTAGACATTAGTGAACACGGTATGGAGGCATACAGTGGCTTTGTTAAAGAGTCTGATGTCTTGAGTGGGGGTGTAAAGACTGCGGGGATAAATGTAAAGCAAAGTAAAACTTTAAGATAA
- a CDS encoding glutamine synthetase III family protein, with the protein MGYEPRTQAVYQVTERGAIAVKPPDTLESVWAKDVFSLNKMQAGLPKAVFKSLKKTIQSDAKLDPSVADIVATAMKDWAISKGALNYAHVFYPLTNATAEKHDGFISVQSDGTVISEFSGKTLIKGEPDGSSFPSGGIRSTFEARGYTAWDVTSPAYVMETDNGVTLCIPTVFVSWTGEALDKKIPLLRSIEAMDKSARKVLKQLGCSDVAPVNSSCGAEQEYFLVDAAFANSRPDLLMTGRTLFGKPPAKGQQFDDHYFGAIPERVQVFMQEVERRMYCLGIPAKTKHNEVAPGQFELAPYFESADAAADHQQLTMTILRNTAKKHGFVCLLHEKPFAGINGSGKHVNWSVGNSTQGNLLDPGDDPHENIQFLTFCAAVIRGVHKFGPLLRAVVATASNDHRLGANEAPPAILSVYLGTQLEDVYDQIQKGELTGCMQSGTMDFGVPTLPTFAKDSGDRNRTSPFAFTGNRFEFRAVGSSQSVAGPLIAMNTILADSLDWISNKLEGELSAGTELEPAIFSIIKEIMDTHGAVVFGGDGYSEAWHKTAVEERGLLNLPTTADALPYLKDKSIVELFEKTGVLSPKELESRFEVYAEQYILSIEVEAKLIVDMAKTLFYPAAVKYVTELSTAIAGFKELGLEFNLKIAKKAGELTNEIVEQTSKLETALGKEDFDSTEAHMQYFAKTIRPLMDEIRECADALEGELADELWPLPKYQEMLFIK; encoded by the coding sequence ATGGGATACGAACCAAGAACACAGGCTGTCTATCAAGTTACCGAAAGAGGAGCGATCGCAGTTAAGCCCCCTGATACCCTCGAAAGTGTGTGGGCAAAAGATGTCTTTAGTTTAAACAAGATGCAGGCTGGTCTTCCCAAGGCAGTTTTTAAATCACTCAAGAAAACTATTCAATCTGATGCCAAACTCGATCCTTCGGTAGCCGATATTGTAGCAACAGCCATGAAAGATTGGGCAATATCTAAAGGCGCACTTAACTATGCCCACGTATTCTATCCCTTAACCAACGCCACAGCCGAAAAGCACGATGGTTTTATCTCGGTACAAAGTGATGGCACGGTAATTTCTGAGTTTTCTGGTAAAACCTTAATTAAAGGCGAACCCGATGGCTCTTCTTTTCCTAGCGGTGGTATTCGCTCAACTTTTGAAGCCAGAGGCTATACAGCTTGGGACGTTACTTCCCCTGCATACGTCATGGAAACCGACAATGGCGTAACCTTATGTATACCCACGGTATTTGTTTCTTGGACGGGGGAAGCTCTCGACAAGAAAATTCCTTTGTTACGCTCGATTGAAGCGATGGATAAATCTGCCAGAAAAGTTCTCAAACAGTTGGGCTGTAGCGATGTTGCTCCTGTTAACTCTAGCTGTGGCGCAGAACAAGAATACTTTTTGGTTGATGCTGCCTTTGCTAATAGTCGTCCCGATTTACTGATGACAGGAAGGACTTTGTTCGGTAAACCTCCAGCTAAAGGTCAGCAATTTGACGATCATTACTTTGGCGCAATTCCTGAGCGAGTTCAGGTTTTTATGCAGGAAGTAGAAAGAAGAATGTACTGTCTGGGCATTCCTGCCAAAACTAAACACAATGAAGTAGCACCAGGTCAGTTTGAGCTTGCACCTTATTTTGAATCTGCTGATGCTGCTGCGGATCATCAGCAGCTAACCATGACCATTTTACGCAATACTGCTAAAAAGCACGGTTTTGTTTGCTTACTTCACGAAAAACCATTTGCAGGCATTAATGGCTCTGGTAAGCACGTCAACTGGTCGGTTGGAAACTCAACCCAGGGCAATCTGCTCGATCCTGGAGACGATCCACACGAAAACATTCAATTTTTGACCTTCTGCGCTGCGGTTATTCGGGGAGTACATAAGTTTGGTCCTTTGCTGCGTGCTGTAGTAGCTACTGCCAGCAACGATCATCGGCTAGGTGCAAACGAAGCTCCTCCAGCAATTCTTTCTGTTTACTTAGGGACTCAATTAGAAGATGTATACGATCAAATTCAGAAAGGAGAGCTAACAGGATGTATGCAAAGTGGCACTATGGATTTTGGTGTGCCAACTTTGCCTACATTTGCCAAGGACTCTGGGGACAGAAATCGAACCTCTCCTTTTGCTTTTACAGGTAATCGTTTTGAATTTCGCGCTGTAGGTTCTAGCCAGTCAGTTGCTGGTCCCTTAATTGCCATGAATACAATTTTGGCGGATTCTTTAGACTGGATTTCTAACAAACTTGAAGGGGAATTATCAGCGGGAACTGAGCTTGAACCAGCTATCTTCAGCATAATTAAAGAAATTATGGACACTCACGGTGCGGTTGTTTTTGGAGGAGATGGGTACTCAGAAGCATGGCACAAAACGGCAGTAGAAGAACGTGGTTTGCTTAATCTACCTACTACCGCTGATGCTCTACCATATCTCAAAGATAAGTCGATTGTAGAGTTATTCGAGAAAACTGGCGTTCTTTCACCTAAAGAATTAGAAAGTCGTTTTGAAGTTTATGCAGAACAATACATACTCTCAATTGAGGTCGAAGCCAAGCTGATAGTTGACATGGCGAAAACCTTATTTTATCCCGCAGCGGTTAAATACGTAACTGAATTATCAACGGCGATCGCTGGATTTAAAGAATTAGGACTTGAGTTTAATCTCAAAATTGCCAAAAAAGCTGGCGAGCTAACTAACGAAATAGTGGAACAGACGAGTAAATTAGAAACAGCTTTGGGCAAAGAAGATTTTGACTCAACAGAAGCACATATGCAGTATTTTGCTAAAACTATTCGTCCTCTAATGGATGAAATTAGAGAATGTGCAGATGCTCTAGAAGGAGAATTGGCTGATGAACTTTGGCCTTTACCTAAGTATCAAGAAATGTTGTTTATTAAATAA
- the ppk2 gene encoding polyphosphate kinase 2 — protein sequence MSNKQANGIAETEKNGKKSKDKSKKLSKKKYKKELKKLQLELVKLQRWVKEKGLKVVVLFEGRDAAGKGGTIKRITKRLNPRICRVVALGTPSDHEKNQWYFQRYVAHLPAAGEIVLFDRSWYNRAGVEKVMDFCTYDEYNEFMRSCPQFEMMIQRSGIILIKYWFSVSDHEQEKRFQARIEDPTKRWKISPMDLEAREKWIDYSRAKDDMFAATDVPESPWNVVEADVKKKARLNCISHLLKNVPYEDLPARKIELPDRQKAIDYERPPIDTQNFVPAKF from the coding sequence ATGAGTAATAAACAGGCAAATGGTATCGCTGAAACCGAAAAAAACGGCAAAAAAAGTAAAGACAAATCAAAAAAACTAAGCAAAAAAAAATATAAAAAAGAACTGAAAAAGCTACAGCTAGAGCTAGTTAAATTGCAACGATGGGTGAAAGAAAAAGGTTTAAAAGTTGTAGTGCTTTTTGAGGGTAGAGATGCAGCGGGTAAAGGAGGAACAATAAAACGCATTACTAAACGTTTAAATCCCCGTATTTGTAGAGTGGTAGCTTTGGGGACACCCAGCGATCACGAAAAGAATCAATGGTATTTTCAAAGATACGTGGCTCATCTCCCCGCAGCAGGAGAAATAGTATTATTTGATCGCAGTTGGTATAATCGCGCTGGGGTAGAAAAGGTAATGGACTTTTGTACCTATGATGAATACAACGAATTTATGCGCTCGTGTCCTCAATTTGAAATGATGATTCAGCGATCGGGTATTATCTTAATTAAATATTGGTTTTCGGTTAGCGACCATGAACAGGAAAAACGTTTTCAAGCTCGAATCGAAGATCCGACAAAACGCTGGAAAATTAGCCCCATGGATTTAGAAGCCAGGGAAAAATGGATAGATTATTCACGAGCCAAAGATGATATGTTTGCTGCTACAGACGTTCCTGAATCTCCTTGGAATGTAGTAGAGGCTGACGTTAAGAAAAAGGCAAGATTAAACTGTATTAGTCATCTGCTTAAGAATGTTCCCTACGAAGATTTGCCAGCCAGAAAGATTGAATTGCCAGACCGCCAAAAAGCAATAGACTATGAACGCCCACCAATAGATACTCAAAACTTTGTTCCAGCTAAGTTTTGA
- the lpxB gene encoding lipid-A-disaccharide synthase — MKIFISTGEVSGDLQGSMLIESLYKLAAQKNIDLEIAGLGGDRMEATGANIIANTAAIGSMGFIEGLPFVLPTIKIQSLTKKYIQTNTPDILVLIDYPTPNLALASYVKKHFPQIPVVYYIAPQDWAVPMLNNTSKIAQVVDKLLAIFPAEAKYFSDQDIDVTWVGHPLLDRLATAPDRNQARLNLGIEPEEQIITLLPASRQQEIKYLLPVICQAAQQIQQQQPNIKFLIPVSLPSYRDAITSAVQQHNLPAKILTGDETIDAIAAADLAITKSGTVNLEIALLNIPQVVIYRLNPLTAWIARKILRFSIPLMSPPNLLLNQKIVPELQQEDVTADNIATEAMQLLTNVQTRQEIIAGYQQMRSLLGTVGVCDRTAVEILNLANKIPIKT; from the coding sequence ATGAAAATTTTTATCAGTACAGGAGAGGTTTCTGGAGATTTACAGGGTTCAATGTTGATTGAGTCCTTGTATAAACTAGCTGCACAAAAGAATATCGATCTCGAAATTGCTGGATTAGGTGGCGATCGCATGGAGGCAACAGGAGCAAATATTATTGCCAATACCGCAGCTATTGGCTCAATGGGATTTATTGAAGGATTACCGTTTGTCTTACCAACGATCAAGATTCAAAGCCTGACTAAAAAATATATTCAGACCAATACCCCTGATATTTTAGTTTTGATTGATTATCCTACTCCTAATTTAGCTCTGGCTAGCTATGTAAAAAAGCATTTTCCTCAAATACCAGTGGTATATTACATTGCCCCCCAAGATTGGGCAGTACCAATGTTAAATAATACCTCCAAAATTGCCCAGGTTGTAGATAAGTTACTGGCAATTTTTCCTGCCGAAGCTAAGTATTTTAGCGATCAAGATATTGACGTTACCTGGGTGGGGCATCCTTTGCTCGATCGCCTGGCAACTGCACCAGATAGAAATCAAGCCCGACTAAATCTAGGTATTGAGCCAGAAGAACAGATTATTACTCTTTTACCTGCTTCTCGCCAGCAGGAAATTAAATATCTGCTACCCGTTATCTGTCAGGCTGCACAGCAAATTCAGCAGCAGCAACCTAACATTAAATTTTTAATTCCAGTATCTCTGCCTAGCTACAGAGACGCAATCACCTCAGCAGTCCAACAACATAATCTACCGGCGAAAATCCTCACGGGTGACGAGACTATAGACGCGATCGCTGCTGCGGATCTGGCTATTACCAAATCAGGTACGGTTAACCTAGAAATTGCCTTGCTCAATATTCCCCAGGTGGTTATCTATCGCCTTAATCCTTTGACTGCCTGGATAGCCCGTAAGATACTGCGCTTTTCTATTCCCTTGATGTCACCACCTAACTTGCTCCTAAATCAAAAAATAGTTCCCGAATTACAACAAGAAGATGTAACTGCCGATAATATTGCCACTGAAGCGATGCAACTTTTAACAAATGTTCAAACTAGACAAGAAATAATTGCAGGATATCAACAGATGCGATCGCTTTTAGGTACCGTTGGAGTTTGCGATCGCACTGCTGTTGAAATTCTGAACTTAGCTAACAAAATTCCCATCAAAACTTAG